The Saccharopolyspora gloriosae genome has a segment encoding these proteins:
- a CDS encoding septum formation initiator family protein, with product MPSGRSSDRQQRRRGGTTSSTRGNGAKRRSDAQTPAKRSGTRPGAQTGSRPRPKNKSRSETAGAFKLSSTRRAALLALLLCAMALSVSVPLRTYLSQRGELAAKEQHHAELTQQVRELEMRKEQLSDPERVETEARSRLGYVRPGETPYIVELPGRPTTPPATPAPEDEDAWYSDLWKSLTGN from the coding sequence ATGCCGAGCGGGCGATCTTCTGATCGACAGCAGCGCCGTCGGGGAGGCACGACCTCCTCGACGCGCGGGAACGGCGCGAAGCGTCGTTCGGATGCGCAGACCCCTGCGAAGCGGTCCGGGACGCGGCCGGGAGCCCAAACGGGGTCCCGGCCGCGGCCGAAGAACAAGTCCCGCTCGGAGACGGCGGGCGCGTTCAAGCTGTCGTCGACCAGGCGCGCGGCGCTGCTGGCGCTGTTGCTGTGCGCGATGGCGCTGAGCGTGTCCGTGCCGCTGCGCACCTACTTGAGCCAGCGCGGCGAACTGGCCGCGAAGGAGCAGCACCACGCCGAGCTCACCCAGCAGGTGCGGGAACTGGAAATGCGCAAGGAGCAGCTTTCCGACCCGGAGCGGGTGGAAACGGAGGCCCGCTCGCGGCTGGGTTACGTCCGGCCCGGCGAGACGCCGTACATCGTGGAACTGCCCGGCAGGCCGACGACGCCGCCCGCGACTCCGGCGCCGGAGGACGAGGATGCCTGGTATTCGGATCTGTGGAAGTCGCTGACAGGGAACTGA
- a CDS encoding lytic transglycosylase domain-containing protein has translation MAVRSTRPTARRRNRRRWRAATALTPTLLLVAASSTLLSLPPPTVRDGRAESSPDGGGLYGASGHLPQTEEPGEHLLDLVGRPQRMPGPPDDAPRGRLDIPEPMMAAYVGAADRLAGSHPGCRVHWSVLASIGRIESGHARGGNIDVNGTTAAAILGPRLSGGPGVAAIPDTDGGSLDGDPVWDRAVGAMQFIPATWNKYAIDGNDDGELSPHNVHDAAATSGAYLCDGDADLREPRALAEAVFRYNHSDDYVRTVLRWADAYAGGAFPLPVEPLPEVDDRDVLAGSRLPAARPEEPVAASPEDFDSGASALTPPSPAAAPPEPAGDVRPTWPGASGGSVNDEPVPGADAVRPPEAAGSEVAPPPDADPALPPGSEAPDVSSSQQPAHEGTSSAERPPSSDAPPASDAPPSTSVPPQSGPPASEAPPSSSAPEPSGSATTPPGSQQPESSGSQPVPPASTDSAKPPSEAAPSSEPAGTPTASEPPASSVSPAPEPSGHGATSTEPSTPTTSETGSPVPSRCAATDLDEGRFVPREQAESAGARLEPGTTDPHAAVPGEVVFVESAASGPLEPCEVPAEFKPAS, from the coding sequence GTGGCAGTTCGCAGCACCCGTCCCACCGCTCGTCGCCGAAATCGGCGCAGGTGGCGCGCGGCGACCGCGCTCACCCCCACGCTGCTCCTCGTAGCCGCATCCAGCACCTTGCTCTCACTGCCGCCGCCCACCGTGCGCGACGGCCGCGCCGAGTCCTCTCCGGACGGCGGCGGCCTCTACGGCGCGAGCGGGCATCTTCCGCAGACCGAAGAACCCGGCGAGCACCTGCTCGACCTCGTCGGACGACCGCAGCGGATGCCCGGCCCGCCGGACGACGCGCCGCGTGGACGCCTGGACATCCCGGAACCGATGATGGCCGCCTACGTCGGCGCGGCCGATCGGCTCGCCGGATCCCACCCCGGCTGCAGGGTGCACTGGTCGGTGCTCGCCTCCATCGGCCGCATCGAATCCGGGCACGCCCGCGGCGGGAACATCGACGTCAACGGCACCACCGCCGCGGCGATCCTCGGGCCGCGGCTCAGCGGTGGTCCCGGCGTCGCGGCCATTCCGGACACCGACGGCGGCAGCTTGGACGGCGACCCCGTGTGGGACCGCGCCGTCGGTGCCATGCAGTTCATCCCGGCCACCTGGAACAAGTACGCCATCGACGGCAACGACGACGGCGAGCTCAGCCCGCACAACGTGCACGACGCGGCGGCCACCTCGGGCGCGTACCTCTGCGACGGCGACGCCGACCTGCGGGAGCCGCGCGCGCTCGCCGAGGCGGTGTTCCGCTACAACCACTCCGACGACTACGTGCGCACGGTGCTGCGCTGGGCGGACGCCTACGCGGGCGGCGCGTTCCCGCTGCCGGTGGAGCCGCTGCCGGAGGTCGACGATCGCGACGTGCTGGCGGGCAGCCGGTTGCCCGCCGCGCGCCCGGAGGAGCCGGTGGCCGCCTCGCCGGAGGACTTCGATTCGGGAGCGTCGGCGTTGACGCCGCCGTCGCCCGCGGCGGCGCCGCCGGAACCGGCGGGAGATGTGCGCCCCACGTGGCCCGGGGCTTCGGGTGGATCGGTGAACGACGAACCGGTGCCCGGTGCGGATGCGGTGCGTCCGCCGGAGGCCGCAGGGTCCGAGGTCGCGCCGCCTCCGGACGCGGACCCGGCGCTGCCGCCCGGATCGGAGGCCCCGGACGTCTCGTCGAGCCAGCAGCCCGCGCACGAGGGAACATCGTCCGCTGAACGGCCGCCGTCCTCGGACGCTCCGCCCGCGTCCGATGCTCCGCCGTCGACCAGCGTTCCGCCGCAGTCCGGACCGCCGGCTTCCGAAGCGCCGCCGTCGTCGAGCGCGCCGGAGCCGTCAGGTTCGGCCACGACGCCGCCGGGGTCGCAGCAGCCCGAATCGTCCGGATCACAGCCGGTTCCGCCCGCTTCGACGGACTCCGCGAAGCCCCCGTCCGAGGCGGCGCCGAGCTCGGAACCGGCCGGCACTCCGACCGCTTCGGAACCGCCGGCGTCCTCGGTGAGTCCGGCTCCAGAGCCGTCGGGCCATGGCGCGACTTCGACCGAGCCGAGCACTCCGACGACGTCGGAGACCGGTTCGCCGGTGCCGTCCCGGTGCGCGGCGACCGACCTCGACGAGGGCCGGTTCGTTCCCCGCGAGCAAGCCGAATCCGCGGGCGCCCGGCTGGAACCCGGGACCACCGATCCGCACGCGGCGGTGCCCGGCGAGGTCGTGTTCGTGGAGTCCGCGGCATCCGGCCCGCTTGAGCCCTGCGAGGTTCCCGCGGAGTTCAAGCCCGCCTCGTGA
- a CDS encoding Ppx/GppA phosphatase family protein produces MSRVAAIDCGTNSIRLLVADVTTSFDGVHDLRDVHREMRVVRLGQGVDATGKLNEEALERTRAALVDYAAITRRKGVERVRMVATSATRDAANREDFFSMVRDTLGVDAEVITGDDEARLSFIGAVGDFDPSDGPFVVTDVGGGSTELVVGSWDGARAEIAAAHSADIGCVRLTERCLHTDPPSEQDVAEAERVARGILDEAFAAVDASGARTWVGVAGTVTTLSAIAQNLPDYDPVAIHLSRLSQKQLEETTSELLTMTHEERAAIGSMHPGRVDVISGGALVVKVIADELAERAGIRAIAVSEHDILDGIALSIS; encoded by the coding sequence ATGTCCCGGGTGGCCGCGATCGACTGCGGAACGAACTCGATCCGGCTGCTGGTGGCAGACGTGACCACGAGCTTCGACGGTGTTCACGACCTGCGCGACGTGCACCGCGAAATGCGCGTGGTGCGGCTCGGCCAGGGCGTGGACGCGACCGGCAAGCTCAACGAGGAAGCGCTGGAGCGCACCCGCGCGGCGCTCGTCGACTACGCCGCGATCACGCGGCGCAAGGGCGTGGAGCGGGTCCGGATGGTCGCCACCTCCGCCACTCGCGACGCGGCGAACCGCGAGGACTTCTTCTCGATGGTCCGGGACACGCTCGGCGTGGACGCCGAGGTGATCACCGGCGATGATGAGGCGCGGCTGTCGTTCATCGGCGCGGTGGGCGACTTCGACCCGTCCGACGGCCCGTTCGTGGTCACCGACGTGGGCGGCGGCTCGACCGAGCTGGTCGTGGGCAGCTGGGACGGGGCGCGGGCCGAGATCGCGGCCGCCCACTCCGCCGACATCGGCTGCGTGCGGCTCACCGAACGCTGCCTGCACACCGATCCGCCGTCCGAACAGGACGTCGCCGAGGCCGAGCGGGTGGCCCGCGGAATCTTGGACGAGGCGTTCGCGGCGGTCGACGCCTCGGGTGCCCGAACCTGGGTCGGAGTGGCCGGGACCGTCACCACGCTGTCCGCAATAGCACAGAACTTGCCCGATTACGATCCAGTCGCAATTCACCTTTCCCGTTTATCCCAGAAACAGCTCGAAGAAACGACTTCGGAGCTGTTGACGATGACTCATGAAGAACGTGCCGCGATCGGTTCCATGCATCCGGGGAGAGTCGACGTGATCAGCGGCGGAGCGCTCGTCGTCAAGGTCATCGCCGATGAGCTGGCCGAACGCGCCGGGATCCGCGCGATCGCCGTCTCAGAGCACGACATCCTCGACGGAATCGCGCTGTCTATCAGCTAG
- a CDS encoding ABC transporter substrate-binding protein, with translation MRKRRLTACVAVPLAVGLLASGCGGGGSATEEGFISVNSTEPENPLVPANTTETGGGNVVDAMFTGLVGYEPETSEPYNEVAESIDTQDNKVFTIKLKPGWTFHDGSPVTANSFVKAWNYAAYAPNGQSTTSFFEQVEGYDQVSPPDPDGDTGPQEAPEPTAQEMSGLRAVDDNTISVTLDAPFATWPTMLGYPAFSPMPESFFADPKAFEEHPIGNGPFKFESRQPNTDIKLVANDQYAGQNKPQIRGVEFRIYNELETAYQDLVSGNLDFVDQVPPSALVGDKWRTDLQDRVVDKEVLSNNALQLPMYDPKLKDPRVRHALSMAIDRKQITDTVFEGSYLPATGWVPSGPIKGYESGGCGQYCEYNPQEAKKLLDEAGGFPGPLTITSNSDGGHKEWVEAICNQLNTNLGVQCAFNPVPTFAEFLKMHDENAHTGPFRFGWLGDYPAAETFLGKVYRTGASSNYMRYSSPEFDAAMSRADQAPTEEESLRLYREAENILAKDMPSIPLWNQKAQSGYSDRISDVHVSFDRKLDVELVKLNP, from the coding sequence ATGCGTAAGCGACGTTTGACCGCCTGTGTGGCGGTCCCGCTGGCGGTCGGGCTGCTCGCCAGCGGTTGCGGCGGCGGGGGCAGTGCGACCGAGGAGGGCTTCATCTCGGTCAACTCCACGGAGCCCGAGAACCCGCTGGTTCCCGCCAACACCACCGAGACCGGCGGAGGCAACGTCGTCGACGCGATGTTCACCGGGCTGGTCGGCTACGAACCGGAGACCAGCGAGCCGTACAACGAGGTCGCCGAGTCGATCGACACCCAGGACAACAAGGTCTTCACCATCAAGCTGAAGCCGGGCTGGACCTTCCACGACGGAAGTCCGGTCACCGCGAACAGCTTCGTGAAGGCCTGGAACTACGCCGCCTACGCGCCCAACGGCCAGTCCACGACCTCCTTCTTCGAGCAGGTCGAGGGATACGACCAGGTCAGCCCGCCCGACCCGGACGGGGACACCGGTCCGCAGGAGGCGCCGGAGCCGACCGCCCAGGAGATGTCCGGGCTGCGCGCCGTGGACGACAACACCATCTCGGTCACCTTGGACGCGCCGTTCGCCACCTGGCCGACGATGCTCGGCTACCCGGCCTTCTCACCGATGCCGGAGAGCTTCTTCGCCGACCCGAAGGCGTTCGAGGAGCACCCGATCGGCAACGGGCCGTTCAAGTTCGAGTCCCGGCAGCCGAACACCGACATCAAGCTGGTCGCCAACGACCAGTACGCGGGGCAGAACAAGCCGCAGATCCGCGGCGTCGAGTTCCGCATCTACAACGAGCTGGAGACCGCCTACCAGGACTTGGTCTCGGGCAACCTGGACTTCGTCGACCAGGTCCCGCCGTCCGCGCTGGTCGGCGACAAGTGGCGCACCGATCTGCAGGACCGGGTCGTGGACAAGGAGGTGCTGAGCAACAACGCGCTTCAGCTCCCCATGTACGACCCGAAGCTCAAGGACCCGCGCGTCCGCCACGCGCTGTCGATGGCGATCGACCGCAAGCAGATCACCGACACCGTCTTCGAGGGCTCCTACCTGCCCGCGACCGGCTGGGTGCCCAGCGGCCCGATCAAGGGTTACGAGTCCGGTGGCTGCGGCCAGTACTGCGAGTACAACCCGCAGGAAGCCAAGAAGCTGCTCGACGAAGCGGGCGGCTTCCCCGGTCCGCTGACGATCACCTCCAACTCCGACGGCGGGCACAAGGAGTGGGTCGAAGCGATCTGCAACCAGCTCAACACCAACCTCGGTGTGCAGTGCGCGTTCAACCCGGTGCCGACGTTCGCCGAGTTCCTGAAGATGCACGACGAGAACGCGCACACCGGCCCGTTCCGGTTCGGCTGGCTCGGTGACTACCCGGCGGCCGAGACCTTCCTGGGCAAGGTCTACCGCACCGGTGCTTCGTCGAACTACATGCGCTACTCCAGCCCCGAGTTCGACGCGGCGATGAGCCGGGCCGATCAGGCTCCGACCGAGGAGGAGAGCCTGCGGCTCTACCGCGAGGCGGAGAACATCCTGGCCAAGGACATGCCTTCGATCCCGCTGTGGAACCAGAAGGCCCAGTCCGGCTACTCGGACCGGATCAGCGACGTGCACGTCAGCTTCGACCGGAAGCTCGACGTGGAACTGGTCAAGCTCAACCCCTGA
- a CDS encoding isovaleryl-CoA dehydrogenase, which translates to MMLSGEPRSSSPGTVDPDTGRWSTHRVTNQPPPLDDFDPLACDPALHDAITRYAGAEALAGLRLLAAESGSATVREHGRAANDNPPVLRTHDRYGNRADEVDFHPSWHRLMERAVHHGLHAAPWAPDAGPGAHARRAAGFYLWSQAEAGHGCPISMTFAAVPALRHSPTLAQQYEPGLRSTTYDFGLRPAANKAGLLAGMSMTEKQGGSDVRANSTAAEPLADGTYRLTGHKWFTSAPMNDLFLTLAHTAGGLSCFVLPRVLPDGRRNEIRLQRLKDKLGNKSNASAELEYTGALGHLVGEEGRGVRCIIEMVSMTRLDCVLGSAANMRIALSEAAHHARHRSAFGAPLADAPLMRAVLTDLALESEAATTLALRLAAAVDGQADPAERALLRLALPAAKFHVCKRASTAVAEALECLGGNGYVEESGLPRLYREAPLMSIWEGSGNVTSLDVLRALEKQPESAAALLTELDSARGCDARYDEALVRLRAELAAPSPVRARRLAELIALTLQAALLLKHAPNAVADAFVATRLVPDTGRSFGTIPDGLGVSLLDRITPAT; encoded by the coding sequence ATGATGCTCAGCGGCGAGCCTCGCTCCAGCAGCCCCGGCACCGTGGACCCGGACACCGGACGCTGGTCCACCCACCGCGTGACGAACCAACCGCCTCCCCTGGACGACTTCGACCCGCTGGCCTGCGACCCGGCGCTGCACGACGCGATCACCCGCTACGCCGGGGCCGAAGCGCTCGCCGGACTGCGCCTGCTCGCCGCCGAATCCGGGTCGGCCACCGTCCGCGAGCACGGCCGCGCCGCCAACGACAACCCGCCCGTGCTGCGCACCCACGACCGCTACGGCAATCGCGCCGACGAGGTCGACTTCCACCCGTCCTGGCACCGGCTGATGGAACGCGCCGTCCACCACGGCCTGCACGCCGCCCCGTGGGCGCCCGACGCCGGCCCCGGCGCGCACGCCCGCCGCGCCGCCGGTTTCTACCTCTGGTCGCAGGCCGAGGCCGGGCACGGCTGTCCGATCTCGATGACCTTCGCCGCCGTCCCCGCGCTGCGACACTCCCCGACGCTGGCCCAGCAGTACGAACCGGGACTGCGCTCCACGACCTACGACTTCGGGTTGCGGCCCGCCGCGAACAAGGCCGGGCTGCTGGCAGGCATGTCGATGACGGAGAAGCAGGGCGGCTCCGACGTCCGCGCCAACAGCACTGCGGCCGAACCGCTCGCCGACGGCACCTACCGGCTCACCGGGCACAAGTGGTTCACCTCAGCGCCGATGAACGACCTGTTCCTCACCTTGGCGCACACCGCGGGAGGGCTGAGCTGCTTCGTGCTCCCCCGCGTGCTGCCCGATGGCAGGCGCAACGAGATCCGGCTGCAACGGCTCAAGGACAAGCTCGGCAACAAGTCCAACGCCTCCGCCGAACTCGAATACACCGGCGCGCTCGGACACCTCGTCGGCGAAGAGGGCCGCGGGGTGCGCTGCATCATCGAGATGGTGTCGATGACGCGGCTGGACTGCGTGCTCGGTTCGGCGGCGAACATGCGGATCGCGCTGTCCGAAGCCGCCCACCACGCCCGGCACCGCAGCGCGTTCGGCGCACCGTTGGCCGACGCGCCGCTGATGCGGGCGGTGCTGACCGACCTGGCGCTGGAGTCGGAAGCGGCGACGACACTGGCGTTGCGGCTCGCGGCTGCGGTCGACGGGCAGGCCGACCCGGCCGAGCGCGCACTGCTGCGGTTGGCGCTGCCCGCCGCGAAGTTCCACGTGTGCAAGCGCGCCTCGACCGCGGTCGCCGAAGCGCTGGAATGCCTCGGCGGCAACGGTTACGTCGAGGAATCAGGGCTGCCGCGGCTCTACCGGGAAGCGCCGCTGATGTCGATCTGGGAGGGCTCCGGCAACGTCACCTCGCTGGACGTGCTGCGCGCACTGGAGAAGCAGCCCGAATCGGCGGCGGCGCTGCTCACCGAGCTCGACTCGGCTCGGGGCTGCGACGCCCGTTACGACGAGGCGCTGGTGCGGCTGCGCGCGGAACTCGCCGCGCCGAGCCCCGTGCGCGCCCGGCGGCTGGCCGAGCTGATCGCGTTGACCTTGCAGGCCGCGCTGCTGCTCAAGCACGCTCCGAACGCGGTCGCGGACGCCTTCGTGGCGACCCGGCTGGTGCCGGACACCGGGCGTTCGTTCGGCACCATTCCGGACGGTCTCGGTGTCAGCCTGCTCGACCGGATCACGCCGGCGACCTGA
- a CDS encoding ABC transporter permease, whose product MPEPTVSTATTTQLTDDSAKAEPAATTPEKPRGLWGDAWLDLRRRPMFIVASAIILVLLVMAAFPQLFTSLDPNQGALSKARDLPSSEAWFGYDTQGRDIYARAIYGARASIIVGVLATVATVLIGSIFGLIGGYLGGWLDNLLSRFAEIFLGLPFVLGAIVILTTLNPATGIPNPVRIITLVILSISVLSWPIAMRIMRSAAISAREQDYVKAARALGASPARIIFRHMLPNCLAPVLVYATIALGGFIGAEATLSFLGLGLRSPVVSWGVMIADSRDYISVAPHLLMFPAGFLVVTVLAFVMLGDAVRDALDPKQK is encoded by the coding sequence ATGCCTGAACCGACTGTCTCCACCGCGACCACCACGCAGTTGACCGACGACTCCGCGAAGGCCGAGCCGGCCGCGACCACGCCCGAGAAGCCCCGCGGGCTCTGGGGCGACGCATGGCTGGACCTGCGCAGGCGACCGATGTTCATCGTGGCCTCCGCGATCATCCTGGTGTTGCTGGTGATGGCGGCCTTCCCGCAACTGTTCACCTCGCTCGACCCCAATCAGGGTGCGCTGTCCAAGGCGCGCGACCTGCCTTCGTCCGAGGCGTGGTTCGGCTACGACACGCAGGGACGCGACATCTACGCGCGGGCCATCTACGGGGCGCGCGCCTCGATCATCGTGGGCGTGCTCGCGACGGTCGCGACCGTGCTGATCGGGTCGATCTTCGGGCTGATCGGCGGCTACCTGGGCGGCTGGCTGGACAACCTGCTGTCCCGGTTCGCCGAGATCTTCCTCGGCCTGCCGTTCGTGCTGGGCGCCATCGTCATCCTGACCACGCTGAACCCCGCCACGGGCATTCCGAACCCGGTGCGCATCATCACGCTGGTGATCCTGTCGATCTCCGTGCTGTCGTGGCCGATCGCGATGCGGATCATGCGTTCGGCGGCGATCTCGGCACGCGAGCAGGACTACGTGAAGGCCGCGCGGGCGCTCGGTGCGAGCCCGGCGCGGATCATCTTCCGGCACATGCTGCCGAACTGCCTGGCTCCGGTGCTGGTGTACGCGACCATCGCGCTGGGAGGTTTCATCGGAGCCGAGGCGACGTTGTCGTTCCTCGGGCTCGGCCTGCGGTCTCCGGTGGTGTCCTGGGGCGTGATGATCGCGGACTCCCGGGACTACATCTCCGTGGCCCCGCACCTGTTGATGTTCCCCGCCGGATTCCTGGTGGTGACCGTGCTGGCGTTCGTGATGCTCGGTGACGCCGTCCGCGACGCGCTCGACCCGAAGCAGAAGTAG
- the eno gene encoding phosphopyruvate hydratase translates to MAIIEQVGAREILDSRGNPTVEVEVALEDGTLARAAVPSGASTGEHEAVELRDGDAERYGGKGVEKAVEAVLDEIGPELAGVDATEQRVVDQKLVDLDGTPGKSRLGANAILGASLAVAKAAADSAGLELFRYVGGPNAHVLPVPMMNILNGGAHADTGVDVQEFMIAPVGADSFSDALRWGAETYHALKSVLKAKGLPTGLGDEGGFAPDLPNNREALDLIAVAVDKAGFKLGSDIVLALDVAATEFFSDGAYTFEKAKRSAEQMTGYYTELLDNYPLVSIEDPLGEDDWDGWVQLTNELGERVQLVGDDLFVTNPERLEEGINRRAGNALLVKVNQIGTLSETLDAVNLANSCGYKSMMSHRSGETEDTTIADLAVATGCGQIKTGAPARSERVAKYNQLLRIEEALGDAARYAGELAFPRLNPEA, encoded by the coding sequence GTGGCGATCATCGAGCAGGTCGGCGCCCGCGAGATCCTGGACTCGCGCGGTAACCCCACCGTCGAGGTCGAAGTGGCACTGGAAGACGGCACGCTGGCCCGCGCCGCGGTCCCCTCGGGCGCCTCCACCGGTGAGCACGAGGCGGTCGAACTGCGGGACGGCGACGCCGAGCGCTACGGCGGCAAGGGCGTGGAGAAGGCCGTGGAAGCGGTCCTGGACGAGATCGGCCCGGAGCTGGCCGGGGTCGACGCGACAGAGCAGCGCGTGGTGGACCAGAAGCTCGTCGACCTCGACGGCACCCCCGGCAAGTCCCGGCTGGGCGCCAACGCGATCCTCGGCGCCTCGCTGGCCGTCGCGAAGGCGGCCGCGGACTCGGCGGGCCTGGAACTGTTCCGCTACGTCGGCGGCCCGAACGCGCACGTGCTGCCGGTCCCGATGATGAACATCCTCAACGGTGGCGCACACGCCGACACCGGTGTGGACGTGCAGGAATTCATGATCGCCCCGGTGGGTGCGGACTCCTTCTCCGACGCGCTGCGCTGGGGCGCGGAGACCTACCACGCGCTGAAGTCGGTGCTCAAGGCCAAGGGCCTGCCCACCGGCCTGGGCGACGAGGGCGGTTTCGCCCCGGACCTGCCGAACAACCGCGAAGCGCTGGACCTCATCGCCGTGGCCGTGGACAAGGCCGGGTTCAAGCTGGGCAGCGACATCGTGCTGGCGCTCGACGTGGCCGCCACCGAGTTCTTCAGCGACGGCGCCTACACCTTCGAGAAGGCCAAGCGCAGCGCCGAGCAGATGACCGGCTACTACACCGAGCTGCTCGACAACTACCCGCTGGTGTCCATCGAGGACCCGCTGGGCGAGGACGACTGGGACGGCTGGGTGCAGCTGACCAACGAGCTCGGCGAGCGAGTCCAGCTGGTCGGCGACGACCTGTTCGTCACCAACCCGGAGCGCCTCGAAGAGGGCATCAACCGCCGTGCGGGCAACGCGCTGCTGGTCAAGGTCAACCAGATCGGCACGCTCTCGGAGACGCTGGACGCGGTCAACCTGGCCAACTCCTGCGGTTACAAGAGCATGATGAGCCACCGTTCCGGCGAGACCGAGGACACCACGATCGCGGACCTCGCGGTGGCCACCGGCTGCGGCCAGATCAAGACCGGTGCCCCGGCGCGCAGCGAGCGGGTCGCGAAGTACAACCAGCTGCTGCGCATCGAGGAAGCGCTCGGGGACGCCGCCCGCTACGCGGGTGAGCTGGCGTTCCCGCGGCTCAACCCGGAGGCGTGA
- a CDS encoding DUF501 domain-containing protein translates to MNTSTVAASDRDSIARQLGRPPRGLRAVAARDAAGEPAVVQTNPRLEDGTPFPTLYYLTSPRLTGHCSTLEAEGLMREMQDRLAEDPELARRYREAHDSYLAERDAIESLGTQVTAGGMPDRVKCLHVHVAHSLAKGPGVNPFGDEALEIIESRWPEKQPGTDLGR, encoded by the coding sequence ATCAACACTTCGACGGTCGCCGCGAGCGACCGGGACAGCATCGCCCGCCAGCTGGGCAGGCCGCCGCGCGGTCTGCGCGCGGTCGCGGCGCGCGACGCGGCGGGGGAGCCCGCCGTCGTGCAGACCAACCCGCGGCTGGAGGACGGCACTCCGTTCCCGACCTTGTACTACTTGACCTCGCCGAGGTTGACGGGCCACTGCTCCACGCTGGAGGCAGAAGGCCTGATGCGGGAAATGCAGGACCGGCTCGCCGAGGACCCGGAGCTGGCGCGGCGCTACCGCGAGGCGCACGACTCCTACCTGGCGGAACGGGACGCGATCGAGTCCCTGGGCACCCAGGTCACCGCGGGCGGCATGCCGGACCGGGTGAAGTGCCTGCACGTCCACGTGGCGCATTCGCTGGCCAAGGGGCCGGGCGTGAACCCGTTCGGCGACGAGGCGCTGGAGATCATCGAGAGCCGCTGGCCGGAGAAGCAGCCCGGCACCGATCTCGGTCGGTGA
- a CDS encoding tetratricopeptide repeat protein, whose translation MSSEGTVEAFRRAESLVAQRRPWEALRALQPVLDIAEDKPSVQLLLGRAYLFSAQFRRAETAFLRVIELDPSDHYARLILGRTLQRQGRLEEARSQLKMATAMNPAPAYQEALGEINARLATRNT comes from the coding sequence ATGAGCAGCGAAGGCACTGTTGAAGCGTTCCGCCGGGCGGAGAGCCTGGTAGCCCAGCGCCGCCCCTGGGAAGCTCTCCGCGCCCTGCAACCCGTACTCGACATCGCCGAGGACAAGCCCTCCGTGCAGCTGCTGCTCGGCAGGGCTTACCTGTTCTCCGCCCAGTTCCGCCGGGCCGAGACCGCGTTCCTGCGGGTGATCGAACTCGACCCGTCCGATCATTACGCCCGGCTGATCCTCGGCCGCACGTTGCAGCGGCAGGGCAGGCTCGAGGAGGCCCGCAGCCAGCTGAAGATGGCGACGGCGATGAACCCGGCCCCCGCGTACCAGGAGGCGCTGGGCGAGATCAACGCCAGGCTCGCCACCCGCAACACCTGA
- a CDS encoding ABC transporter permease, giving the protein MGRYVLRRLLQLIPVFIGTTFIIYCLVWALPGDPFAGRCGDRPCPPAYIAEMTEKYNLNDPVYVQYFKYLWQLLQGDFGDTYSGLAVNQLVANAYPITIRLAIIALIIEAVIGIGAGILAGLRGRGFLDSLVFMSTLFLISLPVFVTGFVLQVLLGTEWGIIRPSVSSQATWGELIVPGFVLGSLSMAYVSRLMRTSMMENKRADYVRTATAKGLHPRRVVGVHLLRNSMIPVITFLGTDLGALMGGAIVTEGIFNIRGIGGLIYDAVITKEGTTVTGIVTLLVLVYLLMNLLVDLLYAVLDPRIRYA; this is encoded by the coding sequence GTGGGGCGCTACGTACTGCGGCGGTTGCTGCAGCTCATCCCGGTGTTCATCGGGACCACTTTCATCATCTACTGCCTGGTGTGGGCGCTTCCAGGTGATCCGTTCGCGGGGCGTTGTGGCGATCGGCCGTGCCCGCCCGCCTACATCGCGGAGATGACCGAGAAGTACAACCTCAACGACCCCGTCTACGTGCAGTACTTCAAGTACCTGTGGCAGCTGCTGCAAGGCGACTTCGGGGACACGTACTCGGGGCTGGCGGTCAACCAGCTCGTCGCGAACGCCTACCCGATCACCATCCGGTTGGCGATCATCGCGCTGATCATCGAAGCCGTGATCGGCATCGGCGCGGGCATTCTCGCCGGCCTGCGCGGACGCGGTTTCCTCGACAGCCTGGTGTTCATGTCCACGCTGTTCCTGATCTCGCTTCCGGTGTTCGTGACCGGCTTCGTGCTGCAGGTCCTGCTGGGCACCGAATGGGGGATCATCCGGCCCAGCGTCAGCTCGCAGGCCACTTGGGGTGAGCTGATCGTTCCCGGATTCGTGCTGGGCAGCCTGTCGATGGCGTACGTGTCGCGGCTGATGCGCACGTCGATGATGGAGAACAAGCGCGCCGACTACGTGCGCACCGCCACCGCCAAGGGTCTCCACCCGCGCCGGGTCGTGGGCGTGCACCTGCTGCGCAACTCCATGATCCCGGTGATCACGTTCCTGGGCACCGATCTGGGCGCGCTGATGGGCGGTGCGATCGTCACCGAAGGCATCTTCAACATCCGCGGCATCGGCGGCCTGATCTACGACGCGGTGATCACCAAGGAAGGCACCACGGTCACGGGCATCGTGACGTTGCTGGTGCTGGTGTACCTGTTGATGAACCTGTTGGTCGACCTGCTCTACGCAGTGCTGGACCCGAGGATTCGATATGCCTGA